A region from the Salidesulfovibrio onnuriiensis genome encodes:
- a CDS encoding mechanosensitive ion channel family protein, with protein MLDKTYYGNTIWEWSIALGIIVASLVVGKIVYWIFKNVMRKLTARTKTKVDDILVDTVEEPLTFGLVVLGIGIGLGRLTLPETAEFWLDKGIYILVIIAAAWFITRFFDAIVHHYIKPLADKSESDLDDQILPIVSKGVKMMVWVVAVIVGLDNAGYDVGAILAGLGIGGLAMAMAAKDMVSNLFGGFTVFTDRPFTVGNRIVVDGIDGTVVEVGLRSTRLKTLEGRIVTLPNAVFQNSSVENISSEPGRKVVTTIGLTYDMDETQMQQAIDILNDIAAGNAHLDGKHRVGFSGFGDFSMNLIFIYWINKGSDIIETNTEVNMSILKRFTEAGLEMAFPTQTVYHQAIPAG; from the coding sequence ATGCTGGACAAGACGTATTACGGCAACACCATATGGGAGTGGAGCATCGCGCTCGGCATTATCGTGGCCTCGCTGGTCGTGGGCAAGATCGTCTACTGGATCTTCAAGAACGTCATGCGCAAGCTGACGGCCAGGACCAAGACCAAGGTCGACGACATTCTCGTGGACACGGTCGAGGAACCGCTGACCTTCGGGCTCGTGGTGCTCGGCATCGGCATCGGCCTGGGCCGCCTGACCCTGCCGGAAACGGCCGAGTTCTGGCTGGACAAGGGCATCTACATCCTGGTCATCATTGCGGCCGCCTGGTTTATCACCCGATTCTTCGACGCCATCGTCCATCACTACATCAAGCCCCTGGCCGACAAGTCCGAGAGCGATCTGGACGACCAGATCCTGCCCATCGTCAGCAAGGGCGTGAAGATGATGGTCTGGGTGGTTGCCGTCATCGTGGGGCTGGACAACGCGGGCTACGATGTGGGCGCCATCCTGGCCGGGCTGGGCATCGGCGGTCTGGCCATGGCCATGGCCGCCAAGGACATGGTCTCCAACCTCTTCGGCGGGTTCACCGTATTCACGGACCGCCCCTTCACGGTGGGCAACCGTATCGTGGTCGACGGCATCGACGGCACGGTGGTCGAGGTGGGGCTTCGCAGCACCCGGCTGAAAACCCTGGAGGGACGAATCGTGACCCTGCCCAACGCGGTCTTCCAGAATTCCTCCGTGGAGAATATCTCGTCGGAGCCCGGGCGCAAGGTGGTGACCACCATCGGCTTGACCTACGACATGGACGAGACGCAGATGCAGCAGGCCATAGATATCCTCAACGACATCGCGGCAGGCAATGCGCACCTGGATGGCAAGCATCGGGTTGGTTTTTCCGGTTTCGGGGATTTCTCCATGAACCTGATCTTCATCTACTGGATCAACAAGGGCTCGGACATCATCGAAACCAACACCGAGGTGAACATGTCCATCCTGAAACGCTTTACCGAGGCGGGATTGGAAATGGCCTTCCCCACCCAGACCGTCTACCACCAGGCGATTCCCGCAGGCTGA
- a CDS encoding DUF4857 domain-containing protein has protein sequence MVAFARISAIAVIVMVLAMVLPGLFAKSTSVRVNTPILYYSPVLERFVMQGNRGAVDEQDNILTLRQYMCSLPFLYRTALVKWNQFPQTVGGVPVTPGEASRQLQFVRISPKDINVPSCGLHMLLESEPEGASLEMAADMFRLRDGIEFLRCETNSVDREKTEQFTSAMLQAGFTFPARAIGGEPDTRKPFDWGYFLVDDTNMLFHLRMVRGEPLCINTGKRFDQPVRSIFVKEDERREFYCAIVTQNDVFIVFCKNYELIRLPLDGYNPDKDVVMLLTSPLNRVVQLRGEDFVQGTALDNHWKPVHRYVLHVDRTSKVERDKLASLIFPFTLEANSPFTHFKPLNIKHFYAWPLWNVAGVLLCMGLYMAVYRIRFRKNPPNWELGLLAVTGLYGLIALIAVGRSGSDL, from the coding sequence ATGGTAGCTTTCGCGCGGATTTCCGCCATAGCGGTCATAGTTATGGTGCTGGCAATGGTGCTGCCAGGCCTGTTTGCCAAGTCCACCAGTGTCAGGGTCAACACCCCAATTCTCTACTATAGCCCGGTGCTGGAGCGGTTCGTCATGCAGGGCAACAGAGGGGCGGTCGACGAGCAAGACAATATATTGACCTTGCGACAGTACATGTGTTCCCTACCGTTCCTCTACCGCACGGCTTTGGTCAAGTGGAACCAATTCCCCCAGACGGTGGGCGGCGTTCCTGTCACCCCGGGAGAGGCCTCGCGTCAGTTGCAGTTCGTACGCATTTCACCCAAGGACATCAATGTGCCTTCATGCGGGCTGCACATGCTGCTTGAATCCGAGCCGGAGGGTGCTTCTCTTGAGATGGCTGCGGACATGTTTCGGCTGAGGGATGGAATCGAATTTTTGCGTTGTGAAACCAACTCAGTGGACAGGGAAAAAACCGAGCAATTCACCTCGGCGATGCTGCAGGCCGGGTTTACATTTCCCGCTCGCGCCATTGGTGGCGAACCGGACACCCGCAAGCCTTTTGATTGGGGCTATTTTCTGGTGGACGATACCAACATGCTCTTTCATTTGCGCATGGTTCGTGGTGAACCGCTGTGCATCAATACGGGCAAGCGATTCGACCAACCTGTACGTTCCATTTTCGTCAAAGAAGACGAACGCAGGGAGTTCTATTGCGCCATCGTTACCCAAAACGATGTGTTTATTGTTTTTTGCAAAAACTACGAGTTGATTCGTTTGCCTTTGGACGGCTACAATCCGGACAAGGATGTGGTCATGTTGTTGACCTCCCCCCTGAATCGCGTCGTGCAGCTTCGCGGTGAAGACTTCGTGCAGGGCACGGCCCTGGATAACCACTGGAAACCTGTACACCGATATGTTTTGCATGTTGACCGTACTTCCAAGGTGGAGCGGGACAAACTGGCTTCTTTGATCTTTCCGTTCACTTTAGAGGCAAACAGCCCCTTTACACATTTTAAGCCATTGAATATCAAACATTTTTATGCATGGCCGTTGTGGAATGTCGCGGGGGTGCTTTTGTGCATGGGGCTGTACATGGCGGTGTACCGTATACGGTTTCGCAAGAATCCGCCCAACTGGGAATTGGGCCTGTTGGCTGTCACCGGCTTGTATGGGCTCATTGCCCTTATTGCAGTGGGACGTTCAGGGTCGGACCTCTAG